Proteins found in one Corynebacterium zhongnanshanii genomic segment:
- a CDS encoding single-stranded DNA-binding protein produces the protein MANVAQVQLCGRVVHAPKQMNHSGETSHIVIRMAVNHTYRDNSGMWQDRGTTYLDVHCWGRLATNVIGSSLVPGTPIIAIGRMESREYVAKVRDENGNEIKRTALSMVANHLGPDLDRCQCDSYKVERSSFGGESKNASGFGQEAGAQAAQGDGRGHGEGNVSFDDPPENASGSDGSDVGSAARTLVGAGAAVGAGVSSGAEAGSGSSGDSSSRDDTPPF, from the coding sequence ATGGCCAATGTGGCTCAAGTGCAATTATGTGGACGCGTTGTACACGCTCCAAAACAAATGAATCATTCGGGGGAGACGTCGCACATCGTCATCAGAATGGCCGTCAACCACACCTACCGCGATAACTCTGGCATGTGGCAGGACAGGGGAACAACGTACCTCGATGTTCACTGCTGGGGGCGGCTGGCGACCAACGTGATTGGGTCGTCGCTGGTGCCGGGAACGCCGATCATTGCGATTGGTCGGATGGAATCGCGCGAGTACGTGGCGAAGGTTCGCGATGAGAACGGCAACGAGATCAAACGCACGGCGCTGAGCATGGTCGCTAACCATCTGGGTCCTGATCTGGATCGATGCCAGTGTGATTCCTACAAGGTGGAGCGATCCTCGTTCGGCGGGGAATCTAAGAACGCCTCCGGCTTCGGCCAGGAGGCGGGTGCACAAGCAGCTCAGGGGGATGGTCGTGGTCACGGGGAGGGTAACGTGTCCTTCGATGATCCGCCAGAGAACGCTTCTGGATCCGATGGGTCGGACGTGGGGTCGGCTGCACGGACGCTCGTGGGTGCAGGGGCTGCTGTAGGCGCTGGGGTCAGTTCGGGCGCGGAGGCAGGATCAGGATCCTCAGGTGATTCCTCCTCAAGGGACGACACTCCACCGTTCTGA
- a CDS encoding IS3 family transposase, translating to MEHILEIHHAIYGVYWVRTMWHAFGREGIVVGREQVARLMRLAGVSGTARGARPCDCTCGEA from the coding sequence ATAGAGCACATCCTCGAGATTCATCACGCAATCTATGGCGTCTACTGGGTGCGGACAATGTGGCATGCTTTTGGCCGTGAAGGCATCGTTGTTGGCCGTGAGCAGGTTGCTCGTCTGATGCGCCTGGCTGGGGTGTCTGGCACAGCCAGAGGGGCAAGGCCCTGTGACTGCACGTGTGGCGAAGCGTAA
- a CDS encoding GDSL-type esterase/lipase family protein, whose protein sequence is MKLSKSVFSYGLAALATLGLAMPAAQAAPAPDAVVFGDSLSANPTVDNYVAGKLNLPTAQRNHNGCPTDGTFARAYGEAARKAVADYSCAGASFYTGGKHIADSVNDAAARGDLGPHTREVILQAGTNDTYPHIIGGREPAAVTQQRLTDAMVNEVNHIRSRAPQARIKIVGLPQLTDAHGAACVINVVPGFPLVALPIAPVENAIDNAGREAARATGATFVDLKAISKDHHMCNDSRWVAGVVDTTAAPHALPLHYTWDGLAASARHVAR, encoded by the coding sequence ATGAAACTTTCTAAGTCTGTTTTCTCTTATGGTCTTGCCGCGCTGGCAACCTTGGGTCTGGCCATGCCCGCCGCACAGGCCGCCCCAGCTCCTGACGCTGTTGTGTTTGGCGACTCCCTGTCCGCTAACCCCACGGTGGACAACTACGTGGCAGGAAAGCTCAACCTGCCTACCGCGCAGCGCAACCACAACGGATGCCCAACGGACGGCACCTTCGCCCGCGCGTATGGCGAGGCAGCGCGCAAGGCCGTTGCTGACTACAGCTGTGCAGGTGCTTCCTTCTACACCGGCGGCAAGCACATCGCCGATTCTGTCAACGACGCCGCAGCACGCGGCGACCTCGGCCCCCACACCCGCGAAGTGATCCTGCAGGCCGGTACTAACGACACGTACCCACACATCATCGGAGGTCGGGAACCCGCTGCTGTCACCCAGCAGCGACTGACCGATGCGATGGTGAACGAGGTTAATCACATTCGCAGCCGCGCTCCGCAGGCTCGTATCAAGATCGTGGGCCTGCCACAACTGACGGATGCTCACGGAGCCGCTTGCGTGATCAACGTTGTTCCAGGCTTCCCATTGGTTGCCCTGCCCATCGCGCCGGTGGAGAACGCGATTGATAACGCTGGCCGCGAGGCAGCACGCGCAACCGGCGCTACCTTCGTGGACTTGAAGGCCATCAGCAAGGATCACCACATGTGCAACGACAGCCGCTGGGTTGCCGGCGTTGTGGACACCACCGCTGCACCTCACGCGCTGCCACTGCACTACACCTGGGACGGTTTGGCGGCATCGGCTCGCCACGTTGCGCGCTAA
- a CDS encoding cytochrome c oxidase assembly protein — MSMETVEEDVKANPGEQSPTTARMKSPAVVYILATLVSGVVAALIGFSFVGDSLAILGIPDPGALTTFGLPLVRGMAQLIACIGIGGFLMSAFGAPPRKDGYLDLDGFRAARTGTWAMALFALLSVLLVPMYLSDVSGQPLKTALNVAAWDTAVEQVSASKTWMWVAIFAGVVAMLSLLTRKWIFQPIFLAISILSLIPLALEGHSASGGSHDHGVNTLLWHIVFTALWVGGLCALIAHVKRRGPHLTVITERYSFLALFSIIVLAISGVINALLRVDPADWFTTKYGLVIMLKALLTLILAGFGWMHRSRIIPVLRVVERPDGTMTDAQRAPFIRLAIGEVLVMAATIGVAISLSRIPPPLENNPDLTQQDILLGFTLTEPPSMMAYLTHWRFDLVFGTGALLLQAVYVWAYVVLKRRGVEWPTNRLVWWTLGNVTLIAVTCSGMGMYAMAMFSPHMLQHMFLTMVIPVFWALGGPMTILLRALPPAGRNGVPGPREWLVVFINNPVSRFLTNPVVAGVQFVIGFYYLYMSSLFDKIAPEHAGHLFMMIHFLISGYIFYWVVIGVDAAPRQLSPFMKMLVLFAVVTFHVWFGIAMMQMANPLNEEFYRSLNLPFEVDLLADQHLGGALTWGLGEIPLLIVTAAHGVQWLRTDRKQAARYDRHEERSGDEELRAYNDMLAGLASGQGDMGENAYYGSEYHTNSVHSALHSDKHGRKKHT, encoded by the coding sequence ATGTCTATGGAAACGGTCGAGGAAGACGTGAAGGCCAACCCTGGCGAACAGTCACCGACAACTGCGCGGATGAAGTCACCTGCTGTGGTGTACATCCTCGCCACCCTGGTCTCTGGTGTGGTGGCGGCCCTCATTGGGTTTAGCTTCGTGGGGGATTCGCTGGCGATCTTGGGCATTCCAGACCCGGGCGCGCTCACTACGTTTGGCCTGCCTTTAGTGCGCGGCATGGCGCAGCTGATCGCCTGCATCGGCATCGGAGGCTTCCTCATGTCCGCCTTCGGTGCCCCTCCGCGCAAGGACGGCTACCTGGACTTGGATGGCTTCCGCGCCGCGCGCACTGGCACGTGGGCCATGGCCCTGTTTGCCCTGCTGTCTGTGCTGCTGGTTCCGATGTATTTGTCGGATGTGTCCGGCCAGCCCTTAAAGACCGCGCTGAATGTGGCCGCATGGGATACGGCCGTGGAGCAGGTTTCTGCGTCTAAAACGTGGATGTGGGTGGCCATTTTTGCAGGTGTAGTAGCAATGCTGTCCCTGTTGACACGCAAATGGATTTTCCAGCCGATATTCCTGGCGATTTCTATTCTGTCCCTTATTCCGTTGGCCTTGGAGGGCCATTCCGCCTCCGGTGGCTCCCATGACCACGGCGTGAATACGCTGCTGTGGCACATTGTGTTCACTGCTCTGTGGGTCGGTGGTCTGTGTGCGCTTATTGCGCATGTCAAACGCCGTGGTCCACACCTGACCGTCATCACGGAACGCTATAGCTTTTTAGCCTTGTTTTCGATTATCGTCCTGGCCATTTCCGGCGTGATTAATGCGTTGTTGCGCGTGGATCCTGCCGACTGGTTCACCACGAAATATGGCCTGGTGATAATGCTCAAGGCGCTGCTTACGCTGATTCTCGCGGGCTTTGGCTGGATGCACCGTTCCCGCATCATCCCTGTGTTGCGGGTGGTTGAGCGCCCTGATGGAACAATGACCGACGCCCAGCGCGCACCCTTCATTCGTCTCGCCATAGGGGAAGTTCTCGTGATGGCGGCAACAATTGGCGTGGCGATTTCCCTTTCCCGCATCCCCCCACCGCTGGAGAACAATCCCGACCTGACACAGCAGGATATTTTGCTGGGATTCACCCTGACGGAACCCCCGTCGATGATGGCCTACCTCACCCACTGGCGCTTCGACCTTGTCTTCGGCACGGGTGCCCTGCTTCTTCAGGCGGTGTACGTCTGGGCTTATGTGGTTCTGAAGCGTAGGGGCGTGGAGTGGCCCACCAATCGTCTGGTGTGGTGGACCTTGGGCAACGTCACATTGATTGCGGTGACATGCTCCGGAATGGGTATGTACGCCATGGCGATGTTCAGCCCTCACATGCTGCAGCACATGTTCTTGACCATGGTGATTCCCGTGTTCTGGGCATTGGGTGGGCCGATGACGATTCTGCTGCGAGCGCTACCTCCGGCGGGACGTAACGGTGTTCCGGGACCACGCGAGTGGTTAGTGGTCTTTATCAACAACCCGGTCTCCCGGTTCCTCACCAACCCTGTGGTGGCGGGTGTGCAGTTTGTGATCGGGTTCTACTACCTCTACATGTCCAGCCTGTTCGACAAGATCGCCCCAGAGCACGCCGGTCACCTGTTCATGATGATCCACTTCCTGATCTCCGGATACATCTTCTACTGGGTGGTCATTGGTGTAGACGCTGCTCCGCGTCAACTCAGCCCGTTCATGAAGATGCTGGTGCTGTTTGCCGTGGTGACCTTCCACGTGTGGTTCGGTATCGCCATGATGCAGATGGCCAATCCACTCAATGAGGAGTTCTATCGCAGCCTCAACCTCCCCTTCGAGGTGGACCTCTTGGCAGACCAGCACTTAGGAGGAGCCTTGACGTGGGGATTGGGAGAGATCCCTCTGCTCATCGTCACGGCCGCGCACGGCGTCCAGTGGCTCAGGACGGACCGCAAGCAGGCAGCGCGTTATGATCGCCACGAAGAACGAAGTGGAGACGAGGAGCTCCGTGCCTACAATGACATGCTGGCCGGGTTGGCGTCGGGACAAGGGGACATGGGTGAAAACGCCTACTACGGATCGGAGTATCACACGAATTCGGTCCACTCGGCGCTGCACTCGGACAAGCATGGACGAAAAAAGCACACATAG